DNA sequence from the bacterium genome:
AAAATAGAACAAGATTTCAGTCCCACCATTTTGGAGAGTTGTTTAAAAAAAATCTATTATGACAGAAAACTTCACATAGTATGGAGACAAGAGGAATCTACAAGCAGAAAAACCGGTAAACTATCTAATCTTTATGGAATAATCTTAACACAAAAAGGGTGGATTAGAATATCTGCAACTTGCTTAGAAAAAGATTATGTAATTTATGAGCCAGTTTTTAAATCTATAGTAGAGTCAGTTGTTCTACATCCTGACCTTGTTTACAGACGGCAGTGGAAAGAAGGCTTGCAACTATTTGTCAATAGTCTTGATTGGAAACAAGTTTTGATGTTTTTAGCAATAGGAGGAGTAATCGGTTGGCATATTCTAATTTCTACTGTTACGAGCATCAAAACAGGCAAGAAAGAGGATATCAATCAATAGATTCTTTGGCACCGTGTATAGTTTGTATTAGTAAACATAATGCTATGAATTTAAAGGGGGGCTATATGGATGTGCGAGAAACAATAAGAAAAAACGATTTAGAGACAGTAAAAAAACTATTAGCTGAGAAAAAAGACGTTAATATCAGAAATGATACAGGAGATACATTTTTACATATAGCAGTCCGTATGGAAAAGAAAGAAGTTGCTGAACTGCTGATAAACAAAAGTGCGGAGATTAACGCTAAGAATAATGGGGAAATAACACCGTTACATTTAGCAGCAAGTAGAGGATATACAGATATTGGTAAACTTCTAATAGATAAAGGTGCAGATATTAATATAGAGAACAATTATGGGGAAACACCTTTGCATTTGGCAGTTAGAGAAGGGCATGCAGAAATTGCTAAACTATTGATAGAGTCGGGAGCAATAGTAAATGCCCAGAACAATAAAGGCATTACTCCTCTTGATATAGCGTTTGACACATACGAATGGTGGGGATTTGACACTCAAATTTTGAAAATGCTACAAACAACATTGACTGGAAATTTTATGAAGGGGACAGAGCCAGAAGGTTTTTTTCGAGAATCTTATTTAGGCACAATAAAATGGGGAACATCCTTGCAGATGTTTCATAATATGGATAAAAAAGAAATTGAAGTATTACAGTCTCTATATGAATATCACAAGAAGTTTGAAAATGATGAGCAATATGGGAAAATCGTCCACGCTTTATCCGATATGACATTTGAAGAATTAGATCAAATAACGTTATATGAGAAAAGAGATGATGACTTGAAATTTTTTGGCATAACAATTGAAAAAATTCAATACGTTTTCTGGTATGAAAAATTTCTTGGCGTTATTATTTACCGAAAAGACGCTAGTTTACAAAAGTGGAGAGATTTTGTAAAAACTGTATTTTCAAAATATGGTATAGGGCTGGAAATTGGTTGCTTATTAGCTGCAAAGTGTGATATACATCCAAGCTTTTATATATGGAGTGGAAAAAAAACAAAGATGGTGTTAACCAGACACTGTGATCTTTTCATAGTTTCTACAGAACTAATGAAGAAGAGACAAAAATATCTTGATATGAAACGTCTCGATATCACTTCAAAAATGAAGTATGTACCTCTACCACCAAGTTTTTATTATGAGGAGAAAGAAAAAAAGTATTATCTAATTCCTCAAGAATTGGATGTTATATATATAAGCAAAGGGGAAAATAATGAAGAAGTTGATAAATTTGCACTGAGAGGCAAACATAATGCAATAAAAAAAGATGACACTGACAAATACTGGTTGACACGACAAGGATGGCAACCGATGCTTTTAGGTAAAGTTATAGACGAAGAGGATGCGCCGATAACATTACAAAGACTTAATCCCACTGGACGGCCTGGTAGCAATATAACATTCGATGAAATACTAAATTATGATGGAACAATTAGGCTTTTCTGATATAAAATTTTCTAACAAAAGAGATGAAGCAACAAATGTCTTAGTTTTAAAAATATAGTAATAAAAAGTATGGTAAAAAACTATAACAACCGCTTTAAAATTAATCTTGCTAACGTAATGATAGTTTCTATACGGATACAAATAAATTAAAGAAAGGGGGAATTATGTTAAAAGTAAGGGAGGCAGTAAAGGTAGTAGTTATAAAGACAGAGGAGGTAGCAAAAAGGTCAGAAGAAGCAGTAAAGGCGATAGAAGAGCTAGTAACTATAACAGAAAAAAAGGTAAGAAGAGCAGAAGAAGGTGGAGGTGGACCTGCAACCGCTGCTACACCACCGCCTATAGCACCAGCAGCGTACTTTCCAGAATGGGTAGCAGTTATGAAAGCAGAGGAAATGAAAAAAACAGTAAAAGAAACAACAGAGGCATTAAAGGAAGCGACAACAGCAATTCTGGCTGTAGAGATAATACCTGAGTTAAAAGACATTGCAACAAAAGCGATGGGAGATGCAATGAAAACAGCCAATTCAACAGAAAGAGCAGCAAGTAATGCCGTAATGACAGTAAGGGAAGCGGAAAAAGCAATAACCTCAGCAAGGATAGAACCATCAAAGAAATTATGGACTAAAGCATTAGAAACAACAAAACACGCTCTTAAGACAATAAAATCAGCAGATACCGCTATATCTGCAATGGTGCTTGCAG
Encoded proteins:
- a CDS encoding ankyrin repeat domain-containing protein, which translates into the protein MDVRETIRKNDLETVKKLLAEKKDVNIRNDTGDTFLHIAVRMEKKEVAELLINKSAEINAKNNGEITPLHLAASRGYTDIGKLLIDKGADINIENNYGETPLHLAVREGHAEIAKLLIESGAIVNAQNNKGITPLDIAFDTYEWWGFDTQILKMLQTTLTGNFMKGTEPEGFFRESYLGTIKWGTSLQMFHNMDKKEIEVLQSLYEYHKKFENDEQYGKIVHALSDMTFEELDQITLYEKRDDDLKFFGITIEKIQYVFWYEKFLGVIIYRKDASLQKWRDFVKTVFSKYGIGLEIGCLLAAKCDIHPSFYIWSGKKTKMVLTRHCDLFIVSTELMKKRQKYLDMKRLDITSKMKYVPLPPSFYYEEKEKKYYLIPQELDVIYISKGENNEEVDKFALRGKHNAIKKDDTDKYWLTRQGWQPMLLGKVIDEEDAPITLQRLNPTGRPGSNITFDEILNYDGTIRLF